The following coding sequences lie in one Capsicum annuum cultivar UCD-10X-F1 chromosome 5, UCD10Xv1.1, whole genome shotgun sequence genomic window:
- the LOC107872171 gene encoding epoxide hydrolase A-like produces the protein MVYLAERGYRAVAPDLRVYGDTTGAPVNDISKLSLFHLVGDLITLLEAIDPNEDNVFVVAHDWGAIIAWHLCLFRPDKVKALVNLSVHFFPRNPHMNPVEGFKALYGEDHFISRFQVSPCTRDPSPFYFPEGKGLDAIPDAPAALSSWLSEEELDYYASKFEKTGFTGPINYYRALPLDWELTAPWTGAQVKVPTKFIVGDLDLVYHIPDAKEYIHNGGFKKDVPLLEEVVILEGAAHFVNQERPDEISKHIYDFIQKF, from the exons ATGGTCTATTTAGCTGAACGTGGCTACCGTGCCGTGGCACCAGACTTAAGGGTTTATGGAGATACTACAGGTGCACCTGTTAATGACATTTCAAAGCTTAGTCTCTTTCACCTCGTGGGTGATCTTATCACACTGCTTGAAGCCATAGATCCAAATGAAGATAACGTGTTTGTTGTTGCTCATGACTGGGGTGCCATAATTGCTTGGCATTTATGCCTTTTTAGGCCAGACAAAGTTAAGGCATTGGTGAATTTGAGTGTCCATTTTTTCCCAAGGAACCCACACATGAATCCGGTGGAGGGGTTTAAGGCTTTATATGGGGAAGATCATTTTATCTCGAGATTTCAG GTATCTCCATGCACACGTGATCCTTCACCATTTTATTTTCCTGAAGGCAAAGGCCTTGACGCTATCCCTGATGCTCCCGCTGCCCTTTCATCTTGGCTGTCTGAGGAAGAGTTGGATTACTATGCCAGCAAGTTTGAGAAGACTGGTTTCACTGGTCCAATCAACTATTACCGAGCTCTTCCCTT AGACTGGGAACTCACAGCACCATGGACGGGGGCTCAAGTTAAAGTTCCGACCAAGTTTATCGTTGGGGATCTCGACTTGGTCTATCATATACCGGATGCTAAAGAGTACATACACAATGGCGGATTTAAGAAAGATGTTCCATTGTTGGAGGAAGTTGTGATTTTGGAAGGTGCAGCTCACTTTGTCAACCAAGAAAGGCCAGATGAGATTAGCAAACACATCTATGACTTCATTCAAAAGTTTTAA